From Piliocolobus tephrosceles isolate RC106 chromosome 16, ASM277652v3, whole genome shotgun sequence, the proteins below share one genomic window:
- the CCDC182 gene encoding coiled-coil domain-containing protein 182 yields MEPLYQAGSILMTVNTLQGKKMVESGLQSGDFSLSQSWPSCLPPPADLEILQQKVAGVQRELEDFKKETLKSIHYLEDSFCEMNGALVQQEEQAARVRQRLREEEDRGIVRNKVLTFLLPREKQLREHCKRLEDLLLDRGRDALRATKKSQAD; encoded by the coding sequence ATGGAACCCCTCTACCAGGCAGGGTCCATTCTTATGACGGTGAATACCTTACAGGGGAAGAAAATGGTAGAGAGTGGCCTCCAGTCTGGAGACTTTTCCCTGTCCCAGTCATGGCCCTCCTGCCTCCCGCCACCTGCCGACTTGGAGATCCTGCAGCAGAAGGTGGCCGGGGTGCAACGGGAGCTGGAAGACTTTAAGAAAGAGACATTGAAGTCCATCCATTACCTTGAAGACTCCTTCTGCGAGATGAATGGTGCCCTGGTGCAGCAGGAGGAGCAGGCGGCTCGCGTGAGGCAGCGGCTAAGGGAGGAGGAGGACCGTGGCATCGTGCGCAACAAGGTTCTCACTTTCCTGCTGCCACGCGAGAAACAGCTCCGGGAGCATTGCAAGCGGCTGGAGGACCTGCTGCTGGACAGGGGCCGCGACGCCCTGCGTGCCACCAAGAAGAGCCAGGCTGACTGA